A section of the Ogataea parapolymorpha DL-1 chromosome II, whole genome shotgun sequence genome encodes:
- a CDS encoding Nuclear envelope protein with multiple putative transmembrane domains yields the protein MLIRFARDLTLKVETTTYSTVFQQVFGSLLSAEFATLMSSFLISNVLTYGIIWSQSASLSYYIESPTKTIKPFVNDKFLYFWFFAFTSTLVYTMFFLTKGKNQLKFKVGVYRVEPLEYLKNLPLLEILKETSIFSISVTLATPPLFLMVRKFMFNTILFPFIWLLSLNTHLPRVSISLSLYFGLFLLTFTTVLLYEVLNEIYNAYAMVGCLNVKKPLSTHAEDQLETLLSGLKDIKHPFVRLTAFQELVYMAQTAEERKFFYKNTTNWTSLLEQCSIVIRSVSMAVTADLSLPPVIQTPVQKNSIFGNSGSSRSPIDEDKSDKKVDSLFLPAEKPKPKPKSFLETIQDKITSFGKNVRKPELLVKLEKESRSKNTREALDCVLSNLGFLEDIFLPNIEREASKRVPNKVMVGDAVLVISEVLLHAKHEDRKNVVIPTLTEVLTLLTRLYKATAEFLSDPPAKDTGSCCIRELNELTLDYFFKLVVQYNSVLNDLILAPDVFKFAKWCTDTALDEKMEW from the coding sequence ATGCTGATAAGGTTTGCCAGAGACCTCACTTTGAAAGTTGAGACCACCACCTATTCGACGGTTTTCCAGCAGGTTTTCGGATCGCTGCTCTCAGCGGAGTTCGCCACCCTCATGTCttcatttttgatctctAATGTGCTGACATATGGTATCATCTGGTCGCAGTCAGCCAGCCTGTCGTACTATATCGAGAGCCCCACAAAAACTATCAAGCCCTTTGTCAATGATAAGTTCCTTTATTTCTGGTTTTTTGCCTTCACCAGCACGCTAGTTTACACAATGTTCTTCCTCACAAAAGGGAAGAACCAATTGAAGTTCAAGGTTGGTGTTTACAGAGTCGAACCTCTAGAATACCTCAAGAATCTGCCATTGttggagattttgaaagagacCAGCATTTTCAGCATTTCAGTGACTCTCGCTACGCCCCCACTATTCCTCATGGTTAGAAAATTCATGTTCAACACCATCTTGTTCCCATTCATTTGGCTGCTGAGTCTCAACACACATCTTCCTCGAGTCTCCATTTCGCTATCATTATACTTTGGCTTGTTCTTGCTCACCTTCACCACAGTCTTACTGTACGAGGTTCTGAACGAAATCTACAACGCTTATGCCATGGTGGGGTGCCTGAATGTTAAAAAACCTTTGAGCACACACGCCGAAGACCAGCTAGAAACACTTCTGTCCGGCCTCAAAGACATCAAGCACCCGTTCGTGAGACTCACAGCTTTCCAGGAGCTTGTATACATGGCACAGACAGCAGAGGAGAGAAAATTCTTCTACAAAAACACGACTAACTGGACCTCCCTTCTTGAGCAGTGCTCGATTGTGATCCGCAGCGTGTCGATGGCTGTGACGGCAGATCTGAGCCTTCCGCCGGTGATTCAAACCCCggtccagaaaaacagcattTTTGGGAACTCGGGGTCCTCCAGATCGCCCATAGACGAGGACAAGTCAGACAAGAAAGTGGACTCGCTTTTCCTACCTGCCGAAAAACCGAAACCAAAGCCAAAATCGTTCTTGGAAACGATTCAAGACAAAATTAccagttttggaaaaaatgTGAGAAAACCAGAGTTGCTTGTGAAACTGGAAAAGGAGTCTCGCAGCAAGAACACGCGCGAGGCTCTCGACTGCGTCTTGTCCAACCTCGGATTTCTAGAAGACATATTTCTCCCCAACATTGAGCGTGAGGCTTCCAAACGGGTGCCCAATAAAGTGATGGTGGGTGATGCAGTGCTAGTGATATCAGAGGTGTTATTACACGCCAAACACGAGGACCGCAAGAACGTTGTTATTCCTACGCTGACCGAGGTGCTGACGCTTCTGACTCGTCTATACAAGGCCACAGCTGAGTTTCTCTCCGACCCGCCTGCCAAAGATACAGGCAGCTGTTGTATCCgcgagctgaacgagttGACTCTGGATtactttttcaagctggtggTGCAGTACAACTCTGTGCTGAACGACCTGATCTTGGCTCCAGACGTCTTCAAGTTTGCCAAATGGTGCACGGACACCGCGCTCGACGAGAAAATGGAATGGTGA
- a CDS encoding DNA repair and recombination protein rad22, with translation MSGQISRGLPQKQENVNEPATIPYTPEELERLKTALDRKLGPEFISIRSGPGQTKVNYLEGWKAINLANEIFGPTGWRSELRSFQVDYIDERNGRVSLGLSSIVRVILRDGTYHEDIGYGSIDNCNSKSAAFDKCKKEAATDGMKRALRQFGNSLGNCLYDKDYLKRICKVKPIPLTFDEDKLMRHEEKPKAMSLKEPERKPMVATKPQSHSMPALKTSDPAEDHENSFNDFMSDDWPDELVKTKRDALPDSEPEFDDDDDFEPRSLQPPAPRGRELKTGKSQELQREADSSKSSTPVARKLDLSAPSATPGGIPDKVVFVSAKAADKVKLDPSLQNGSKYDARNTPDSLKKSSFVNHNKSTPIKRSLVLDEKENNVPSSVKRGNWAK, from the coding sequence ATGTCTGGTCAAATATCGCGTGGCTTGCCCCAGAAGCAAGAGAATGTGAACGAGCCTGCGACTATTCCGTACACCCctgaagagctggagcgtCTCAAAACTGCGCTAGATCGTAAGCTGGGACCGGAATTTATCAGCATCAGAAGCGGGCCTGGCCAGACAAAAGTGAACTACCTGGAAGGATGGAAGGCCATCAATCTGGCCAACGAGATCTTTGGACCTACAGGGTGGAGGTCTGAGCTCCGTTCGTTCCAAGTGGACTACATCGACGAGCGTAATGGACGTGTTAGTCTGGGGCTATCTTCCATAGTTCGTGTTATTCTGAGAGACGGTACGTACCATGAAGACATAGGATACGGCTCGATAGATAATTGCAACAGCAAGAGCGCAGCATTTGACAAATGCAAGAAAGAGGCTGCAACGGACGGGATGAAGAGAGCGTTGAGACAGTTCGGCAACTCGCTTGGCAACTGTCTGTACGATAAAGACTATCTGAAGCGAATTTGCAAGGTCAAGCCCATTCCACTGacttttgacgaggacaagtTAATGCGCCACGAAGAAAAGCCAAAAGCCATGTCGCTGAAGGAGCCGGAACGAAAGCCTATGGTGGCAACCAAGCCGCAATCGCATTCGATGCCAGCATTGAAAACGAGcgatccagcagaagacCACGAGAACTCCTTTAACGATTTTATGAGCGACGACTGGccagacgagctggtcaagaCTAAGCGGGACGCACTGCCTGACTCGGAGCCCGagttcgacgacgacgacgatttcgagcCCCGTTCATTGcagccaccagctcctcgcGGACGCGAGCTCAAGACGGGCAAGTCGCAGGAACTACAACGCGAAGCAGACTCCAGCAAGAGCAGCACTCCTGTCGCGCGCAAGCTGGATCTGAGCGCTCCATCTGCCACGCCTGGAGGGATTCCCGACAAGGTGGTGTTTGTGAGTgccaaagcagcagacaAGGTGAAGCTCGACCCCTCATTACAAAACGGGTCCAAGTACGACGCTAGAAACACTCCTGACTCTCTGAAGAAATCAAGCTTCGTCAACCATAACAAGTCCACCCCGATCAAGCGCAGTTTGGTGCTTgatgaaaaggaaaataaTGTTCCTTCGTCTGTCAAGCGTGGGAATTGGGCTAAATAG
- a CDS encoding Guanylate kinase, whose product MVGRPIVISGPSGTGKSTLLKKLFAEFPDKFGFSVSNTTRKPRPGEKDGVDYHFTTVEDFKKMIEENKFIEWAQFSGNYYGTSVKAVQDVADVMKRTCILDIDMQGVKSVKKTNLGARFLFISPPSIEELKKRLESRGTETPESLAKRLAAASAEMEYARAGGHDKIIVNDDLEKAYSELKEFIFAEPI is encoded by the coding sequence ATGGTTGGGCGGCCTATTGTCATCAGTGGTCCCTCTGGAACAGGTAAATCCACTttgctgaagaagctgtttgCTGAGTTCCCAGATAAGTTTGGATTTTCCGTGTCCAACACCACCAGAAAACCTAGACCTGGTGAAAAAGATGGTGTCGATTACCACTTCACCACGGTAGAGGACTTCAAGAAGATGATtgaagaaaacaaattcaTCGAGTGGGCCCAGTTCTCCGGCAACTACTATGGCACCTCTGTGAAAGCTGTGCAAGACGTGGCCGACGTGATGAAGAGAACGTGTATCCTGGACATTGATATGCAGGGTGTCAAGAGcgtcaagaagaccaacCTGGGCGCCCGATTCCTCTTTATCTCTCCTCCATccatcgaggagctcaagaagagGCTCGAGAGCCGTGGAACAGAGACCCCTGAATCTCTTGCCAAGCggcttgctgctgcatctgCGGAGATGGAGTACGCCAGGGCAGGTGGACACGACAAGATCATTGTCAACGATGACCTTGAGAAGGCGTACTCTGAGCTGAAGGAGTTCATTTTCGCTGAGCCCATTTAA
- a CDS encoding Subunit of cleavage factor I (CFI) produces MATFDPSILQSILNKTKTESSESVNLVEVPPFQEWRFEVAAKDKLKLKLVDGTAEIFGTELSPNIEYAFQGSIKLCVFSFSGCKLQFWNCQPLSEYVSEESCVGQYLTLHLGLEKQRVVEGPRVLVIGGKDSGKTALCRTLASYAEKQDHQPMLVNLNPRDFQFVIPGNLSATAISDLLNVENVALGESVATGPSFYHQKQPLAKTFGLEKFSDNVKLYRYLIQQLGKSVRRRLDNDLKVKKSGVIVDTPAFTIKEYDIIEEIVASFNINVLLIVGSERLLVDLKKKMQNPAITLLKLNKSSGCVDKDDKYERELQQRSIKEYFYGIDRLQLSPYSITVNLKDFIFVRPKETEHVNLSFLSGDLADDDEVPRETVNFKQLAERVKNPGSDTLSNSILSLVDDSHIDTLKYLNSDDDDENLIKPFLDSSSLGFCYVQNCNDEKGKLTLLVPSPVQQLPTRTLLLTQFRYHE; encoded by the coding sequence ATGGCTACCTTCGACCCCTCCATTCTGCAGTCgattctcaacaaaaccaaaacagagTCGTCCGAGAGCGTTAACCTTGTAGAAGTGCCACCGTTCCAGGAATGGCGGTTTGAAGTTGCCGCCAAAGACAAGCTCAAACTGAAACTTGTCGACGGAACAGCAGAGATCTTTGGAACCGAGCTGTCGCCCAACATAGAGTACGCGTTCCAGGGCTCGATAAAACTGTGTGTTTTCTCGTTTTCTGGCTGTAAATTGCAGTTCTGGAACTGCCAGCCGTTGTCCGAGTACGTCAGTGAGGAGAGCTGTGTTGGACAGTATCTAACATTGCATTTgggtctggaaaaacagagaGTGGTGGAAGGCCCGCGCGTTCTCGTCATTGGAGGAAAGGACTCGGGCAAAACGGCTCTTTGCCGCACGTTAGCGTCGTACGCAGAAAAACAGGACCATCAACCGATGCTGGTCAACCTGAATCCCAGGGACTTTCAGTTTGTGATTCCTGGTAATTTGAGCGCCACCGCGATTTCCGATCTCCTGAACGTCGAGAACGTCGCCTTGGGCGAAAGCGTCGCCACAGGTCCCTCTTTCTaccaccagaaacagccaTTGGCCAAGACTTTCGGACTGGAAAAGTTTTCAGATAACGTTAAACTATACAGGTATTTAATCCAGCAATTGGGGAAGTCGGTGCGCAGACGCCTCGATAACGACCTCAAGGTGAAAAAATCAGGTGTGATAGTCGACACGCCTGCATTCACAATCAAAGAGTACGACATCATCGAGGAAATTGTTGCATCCTTTAATATTAATGTGCTTTTAATAGTTGGAAGCGAGAGACTGCTGGTCGacttgaagaaaaaaatgcaaaacCCAGCAATCACGCTGTTGAAACTCAACAAGTCCAGCGGATGCGttgacaaggacgacaaATATGAGCGAGAACTGCAGCAACGGTCGATCAAAGAATATTTTTACGGCATCGACAGGCTCCAGCTGAGTCCGTACAGCATCACCGTCAACTTGAAAGATTTCATCTTTGTGCGCCCTAAGGAGACGGAACACGTGAACCTCTCGTTTTTGAGCGGGGATCTTGctgatgatgatgaggtGCCTCGCGAAACTGTcaatttcaagcagctggccgaACGAGTCAAGAACCCTGGCTCAGATACCTTGAGTAACTCCATTCTGTCTTTAGTGGATGATTCCCATATCGACACCTTGAAATACCTGAATtcagacgacgatgacgaaaaCCTGATCAAGCCATTCCTGGATAGCAGCTCCTTGGGATTCTGCTACGTTCAAAATTGTAACGATGAAAAAGGGAAGCTAACATTATTAGTGCCATCTCCTGTCCAGCAATTGCCAACTAGAACGCTCTTGTTGACACAGTTCAGATACCATGAATAG
- a CDS encoding Reduced viability upon starvation protein 161 yields MSWLGFKKAVNRAGAHVILRTNKGEPSVDPEFDAQEANFRKLETYTNELDQELGRFVSNFENLLETQINMARTLDSFYGDYSFELKADKRPEAAETEHKVNPRDGISLDYLQMVEDIKDNILPEILEPMNITVVEPINELKKYNDEINKLIKKRARKKVDYDVSRFKLSKLQSEYEAIERQVTEQHHTEKTDQLQKSLDKLQKFKVEYDEAETIYMDINTRLKNEIEQFIALRLSLVDPTFESFIKIQLKLYSDIYARLEQKQQQLDAMTVEEHEEEKIDARLEEILSRMRALDIKNL; encoded by the coding sequence ATGTCATGGCTTGGGTTTAAAAAAGCTGTCAATCGTGCCGGAGCACATGTGATATTGCGCACAAACAAGGGTGAGCCCTCTGTTGACCCTGAGTTCGACGCCCAGGAGGCCAATTTCCGCAAACTCGAGACCTAcaccaacgagctggaccaGGAACTGGGCCGTTTTGTAAGCAACTTCGAAAATCTGCTTGAGACTCAGATAAATATGGCTAGAACACTGGACTCGTTTTATGGAGACTATAGctttgagctcaaggcCGATAAGCGGCCGGAAGCTGCGGAGACGGAGCACAAGGTGAACCCCAGAGACGGTATTTCGCTGGACTATCTGCAGATGGTGGAAGACATCAAAGACAATATTCTGCCAGAAATTCTGGAACCAATGAACATCACGGTCGTGGAGCCGATTAACGAGCTGAAGAAGtacaacgacgagatcaacaagctgatcaagaagcGCGCACGCAAAAAGGTGGATTACGACGTTTCACGATTCAAGCTTTCGAAATTGCAGAGCGAGTATGAAGCAATTGAGCGACAGGTGACCGAGCAGCACCACACCGAGAAAACAGACCAGTTACAAAAGAGCCTGGACAAGCTGCAGAAGTTCAAAGTTGAGTACGACGAGGCAGAAACTATCTACATGGACATCAACACACGGCTCAAGAACGAAATCGAGCAGTTTATTGCGCTGCGGCTGTCACTGGTGGACCCTACCTTTGAGAGTTTCATTAAAATCCAACTCAAGCTGTATAGCGACATATATGCCaggctggagcagaagcagcagcagctggacgccATGACTGTTGAGGAACatgaggaggagaaaattGACGCAAGGCTGGAGGAGATACTGTCCCGTATGAGAGCTCTAGATATTAAAAATTTATGA
- a CDS encoding Endosomal/prevacuolar sodium/hydrogen exchanger — MASAVINGGLFLAKRGVFGPAAESLAKQVDPADPIDEEPKSDSPDTGLPSDDNLDETNPMAEEIFSSWALFIVLFLLCSALWSSYYLQQKRIKAIHETVLSIFYGMVVGLIIRISPGHYIQDAVKFKSSYFFNILLPPIILNSGYELHQANFFRNIGSILTFAIPGTFISAMVLGIILYIYTKLGIESIGMSFVDALAVGATLSATDPVTILSIFNSYKVDPKLYTIIFGESLLNDAICIVMFETCEKFHGTSAEFSSFFEGIGMFLMTFTISTIIGLVVGILVALVLKHSHIRRYPQIETCLVLLFAYESYFFSNGCHMSGIVSLLFCGITMKHYAYYNMSRRTQIATKYIFQLLAQLSENFIFIYLGLSLFTEVELVFKPVLIIVTFISICISRWAAVFPLGRAINWFARTKGARRGLAPPAVQDEIPYNYQMMQFWAGLRGAVGVALAMGLQGESKSALLATVLVVVVLTVILFGGTTAGMLEMLNIKTGCVEENTSDDEFDIEAPRVPPPASTFYGKNPNGMISNKNFASASASHYTDNVPTRSRNPSQDDLMRDTEFEDHAQLPANTLASFPGPGSTSGNAAPPLQDQPSRSSSGLLSNILSVDEHAKWFTNFDENVLKPVLLDNLPAKQNDKK; from the coding sequence ATGGCCTCTGCAGTTATCAACGGTGGCCTTtttttggccaaaagaGGCGTTTTTGGTCCAGCAGCGGAATCATTGGCCAAGCAGGTCGATCCAGCGGACCCAATAGACGAAGAGCCCAAAAGTGATAGCCCCGATACAGGGCTCCCTTCTGATGACAACCTAGATGAGACAAACCCAATGGCAGAGGAgattttttcctcctgGGCCCTGTTTATTGTGCTGTTTCTATTATGCTCCGCATTATGGTCGTCGTACTatctgcagcagaaacgGATCAAGGCCATTCATGAAACCGTTCTCTCCATATTTTACGGCATGGTGGTTGGTCTTATCATCAGAATCAGTCCAGGCCATTACATTCAGGACGCAGTGAAATTCAAATCGAGCTACTTTTTCAACATTTTGCTGCCGCCCATTATTCTCAACTCCGGATACGAGTTGCATCAGGCAAACTTCTTCCGAAATATAGGGTCCATTCTGACTTTTGCAATCCCTGGAACATTTATTAGTGCGATGGTCTTGGGTATCATCTTGTACATCTACACGAAATTGGGCATTGAGAGCATTGGCATGTCTTTTGTGGATGCCCTGGCTGTCGGTGCCACGCTTTCTGCCACGGACCCTGTCACCATTCTGTCTATTTTCAACTCCTATAAAGTCGATCCAAAGTTATACACAATTATTTTCGGCGAGTCGCTTCTGAACGACGCTATCTGTATCGTTATGTTCGAGACATGCGAGAAGTTTCATGGCACCAGCGCGgagttttccagctttttcgAAGGAATTGGAATGTTCCTCATGACATTCACCATCAGCACCATTATTGGCCTTGTTGTGGGGATTCTCGTTGCTCTCGTGCTCAAACACTCCCACATCAGACGGTATCCGCAGATCGAAACGTGtctggtgctgctgtttgcgtACGAGTCCTACTTTTTCTCGAACGGGTGCCACATGTCAGGAATTGTTTCGCTGCTTTTCTGTGGCATCACAATGAAACACTACGCCTACTACAATATGTCGAGACGCACGCAGATTGCAACCAAGTAcatcttccagctgctggcccAGCTTTCAGAGAACTTTATCTTCATTTATCTTGGATTGTCGCTGTTCACTGAGGTGGAGCTTGTGTTCAAGCCCGTGCTCATCATTGTCACATTCATCTCCATCTGCATTTCCAGATGGGCAGCGGTGTTCCCGCTGGGACGTGCCATCAACTGGTTTGCGCGCACAAAGGGAGCAAGACGCGGACTGGCGCCGCCAGCTGTGCAGGACGAAATTCCATACAACTACCAAATGATGCAATTCTGGGCGGGTCTCCGTGGAGCCGTGGGAGTGGCTCTGGCCATGGGACTGCAGGGCGAGTCCAAGTCTGCACTTCTGGCTACCGTCTTGGTCGTGGTGGTTCTGACGGTGATTCTTTTCGGAGGAACCACTGCCGGAATGCTAGAAATGCTCAATATCAAAACGGGCTGCGTCGAGGAAAATaccagcgacgacgagtttgacatcGAGGCGCCAAGAGTGCCTCCGCCAGCATCCACGTTCTATGGAAAGAATCCGAACGGAATGATCAGTAACAAGAATTTCGCCTCGGCAAGCGCCTCGCATTACACAGATAACGTGCCTACACGGTCCAGAAATCCTTCCCAGGACGACCTGATGAGAGACACTGAGTTTGAAGATCACGCTCAGCTGCCTGCAAACACTCTGGCCAGCTTCCCTGGCCCAGGATCGACTTCTGGAAACGCCGCGCCGCCTTTGCAGGACCAGCCAAGCAGGTCTTCATCTGGCCTACTGAGCAACATTCTGAGCGTCGACGAACACGCTAAATGGTTTACCAACTTTGACGAAAACGTGCTGAAGCcggtgctgctggataATCTGCCGGCAAAGCAAAATGACAAGAAATAA
- a CDS encoding Dihydroxyacetone synthase, translating to MSMRIPKAASVNDEQHQRIIKYGRALVLDIVEQYGGGHPGSAMGAMAIGIALWKYTLKYAPNDPNYFNRDRFVLSNGHVCLFQYIFQHLYGLKSMTMAQLKSYHSNDFHSLCPGHPEIEHDAVEVTTGPLGQGISNSVGLAIATKNLAATYNKPGFDIITNKVYCMVGDACLQEGPALESISLAGHMGLDNLIVLYDNNQVCCDGSVDIANTEDISAKFKACNWNVIEVENASEDVATIVKALEYAQAEKHRPTLINCRTVIGSGAAFENHCAAHGSALGEDGVRELKIKYGMNPAQKFYIPQDVYDFFKEKPAEGDKLVAEWKSLVAKYVKEYPEEGQEFLARVRGELPKNWKSFLPQQEFTGDAPTRAAARELVRALGQNCKSVLAGCADLSVSVNLQWPGVKYFMDPTLSTQCGLSGDYSGRYIEYGIREHAMCAIANGLAAYNKGTFLPITSTFFMFYLYAAPAIRMAGLQELKAIHIGTHDSINEGENGPTHQPVETPALFRAMPNIYYMRPVDSAEVFGLFQKAVELPFSSILSLSRNEVLQYPGQSSAEKAQRGGYILEDAENAEVQIIGVGAEMEFAYKAAKILGRKFRTRVLSIPCTRLFDEQSIGYRRSVLRKDGRQVPTVVVDGHVAFGWERYATASYCMNTYGKSLPPEVIYEYFGYNPATIAKKVESYVRACQRDPLLLHDFLDLKEKPKHDKVNKL from the coding sequence ATGAGTATGAGAATCCCTAAAGCAGCGTCGGTTAACGACGAACAACACCAGAGAATCATCAAGTACGGCCGTGCTCTTGTCCTGGACATTGTCGAGCAGTACGGCGGCGGCCACCCAGGCTCGGCCATGGGCGCCATGGCTATCGGAATTGCTCTGTGGAAGTACACCCTGAAATATGCTCCCAACGACCCTAACTACTTCAACAGAGACCGGTTTGTCCTGTCGAACGGTCACGTGTGTCTGTTCCAGTACATCTTCCAGCACCTGTACGGTCTCAAGTCAATGACCATGGCGCAGTTGAAGTCCTACCACTCGAACGACTTCCACTCGTTGTGTCCGGGTCACCCAGAAATCGAGCACGACGCCGTCGAGGTCACCACGGGCCCGCTCGGCCAGGGTATCTCAAACTCTGTTGGTCTGGCCATCgccaccaaaaatctgGCTGCCACGTACAACAAGCCGGGCTTTGAcatcatcaccaacaaGGTGTACTGCATGGTTGGAGATGCGTGCTTGCAAGAGGGCCCTGCTCtcgagtcgatctcgttggcCGGCCACATGGGACTGGACAATCTGATTGTGCTCTACGACAACAACCAGGTCTGCTGTGACGGTAGTGTTGACATTGCCAACACGGAGGACATCAGTGCCAAGTTCAAGGCCTGCAACTGGAACGTGATCGAGGTTGAGAACGCTTCCGAGGACGTGGCTACCATTGTCAAGGCCTTGGAGTACGCGCAAGCCGAGAAGCACAGACCAACACTTATCAACTGCAGAACGGTGATTGGATCGGGTGCTGCGTTCGAGAACCACTGTGCTGCGCACGGTAGCGCTCTGGGCGAGGACGGCGTGCgcgagctcaaaatcaagtaCGGTATGAACCCAGCCCAGAAGTTCTACATTCCACAGGACGTGTACGACTTCTTCAAGGAGAAGCCGGCCGAGGgcgacaagctggtggcCGAATGGAAGAGCCTCGTGGCCAAGTACGTCAAGGAATATCCTGAGGAGGGCCAGGAGTTTTTGGCGCGGGTGAGAGGCGAGCTGccaaagaactggaagTCGTTCCTGCCGCAGCAGGAATTCACGGGCGACGCTCCTACCAGGGCCGCTGCCAGAGAGCTGGTCAGAGCACTGGGGCAGAACTGCAAGTCGGTGCTTGCTGGTTGCGCAGACCTGTCGGTGTCTGTCAATTTGCAATGGCCGGGGGTGAAATATTTCATGGACCCCACGTTGTCCACGCAATGTGGCCTGAGCGGTGACTACTCTGGAAGATACATTGAGTACGGAATCAGAGAGCACGCCATGTGTGCTATTGCCAATGGCCTTGCTGCCTACAACAAGGGCACGTTCCTGCCAATCACGTCGACGTTCTTCATGTTCTACCTGTACGCTGCCCCAGCCATCAGAATGGCCGGCCTGCAAGAGCTCAAGGCCATCCACATCGGCACCCACGACTCGATCAACGAGGGTGAGAATGGCCCTACTCACCAGCCGGTTGAGACGCCAGCATTGTTCCGGGCCATGCCAAACATTTACTACATGAGACCTGTGGACTCTGCAGAAGTGTTTGGACTGTTCCAAAAAGCCGTCGAGCTGCCATTCAGCTCGATCCTGTCGCTATCGAGAAACGAGGTGCTGCAATACCCAGGCCAGTCGAGCGCAGAGAAGGCGCAACGCGGCGGCTATATTCTGGAGGATGCGGAGAACGCCGAGGTGCAGATTATTGGAGTTGGTGCAGAGATGGAGTTTGCTTACAAGGCTGCCAAGATTTTAGGCAGAAAGTTCAGGACCAGGGTTCTCTCCATCCCATGCACACGGCTGTTTGACGAGCAGTCGATCGGCTATAGACGCTCGGTTCTGAGAAAGGACGGCAGACAGGTGCCAACGGTGGTGGTGGACGGCCATGTTGCGTTCGGCTGGGAGAGATACGCTACGGCGTCCTACTGCATGAACACGTACGGCAAGTCTCTGCCTCCAGAAGTGATCTACGAGTACTTTGGATACAACCCGGCCACGATTGCCAAGAAGGTCGAATCGTACGTCCGGGCGTGCCAGAGAGACCCTCTGCTGCTCCACGACTTCTTGGACCTGAAGGAAAAGCCTAAGCACGATAAAGTAAATAAGCTCTGA
- a CDS encoding Aspartate-semialdehyde dehydrogenase encodes MGLRKAGVLGATGSVGQRFIQLLSNHPQFELAVLGASSRSAGKKYKDAVDWKQTSLMPAAAGEIVVSECTVEAFKDCDVVFSGLDADYAGPIEKAFKEAGLAVISNAKNYRREKDVPLVVPTVNSEHLAIIEKRVKDAAAAGQKRPGFIVCISNCSTAGLVAPLRPLVDKFGPIELLTTTTMQAISGAGFSPGFPGIDILDNLVPYISGEEEKIEWETKKILGEIADDGNSVKNLSDDEIRVSAQCNRVAVSDGHTECVSVKFKNGAPSIDAIKQCLRDYQCEATLLNCPSAPKHAIHVLEEQNRPQPRLDRDRDNGYGVSVGRIREDPVLDVKMVILSHNTIIGAAGSGVLIAEILAAKNVI; translated from the coding sequence ATGGGACTTAGAAAAGCAGGAGTTTTGGGCGCCACAGGTTCTGTTGGCCAGCGGTTCATTCAGCTCTTGAGCAACCATCCACAGTTCGAGCTTGCAGTTCTGGGGGCCTCGTCGCGGTCCGCAGGCAAAAAGTACAAGGACGCTGTCGACTGGAAGCAAACCAGTCTGATGCcggccgctgctggcgaAATCGTCGTCTCTGAGTGCACAGTTGAGGCGTTCAAGGACTGCGATGTTGTTTTCTCCGGTTTGGATGCGGACTACGCCGGTCCGATCGAAAAGGCGTTCAAAGAGGCCGGCTTGGCTGTCATCTCGAATGCGAAAAACTACcgcagagaaaaagacgTGCCGCTTGTCGTGCCGACCGTCAACAGCGAGCACTTGGCGATCATCGAAAAGAGAGTCAAGGATGCCGCTGCCGCCGGCCAGAAGAGACCTGGTTTCATTGTTTGCATCTCCAACTGCTCCACCGCCGGTCTGGTGGCTCCACTGAGACCGTTGGTCGACAAGTTTGGTCCgatcgagctgctcaccaccaccaccatGCAGGCCATCTCGGGTGCTGGCTTCTCGCCAGGGTTCCCCGGCATCGACATTCTGGACAACCTGGTTCCATACATTTCtggcgaggaggagaagattGAGTGGGAGACTAAGAAGATTCTTGGAGAGATCGCTGATGACGGCAACAGCGTGAAGAACCtttccgacgacgagatccgTGTTTCTGCGCAGTGCAACAGAGTCGCTGTTTCCGACGGCCACACAGAGTGCGTTTCTGTCAAGTTTAAGAACGGCGCGCCTTCCATCGACGCGATCAAACAGTGTCTGAGAGATTACCAGTGCGAGGCCACTCTTCTGAATTGTCCGTCTGCGCCAAAACACGCCATCCacgtgctggaggagcagaaccGTCCTCAGCCACGGCTCGACAGAGATAGAGACAACGGATACGGTGTGAGTGTCGGCAGGATCAGAGAGGATCCTGTTCTGGACGTCAAGATGGTCATTCTGTCGCACAACACCATCATCGGGGCTGCCGGAAGTGGTGTCCTGATTGCGGAAATCCTCGCAGCAAAGAACGTTATATAG